Proteins co-encoded in one Anaerobaca lacustris genomic window:
- a CDS encoding glutamate synthase subunit beta, translated as MGEPRGFLKYARSEVGHRPVAERVTDFREIDLPLTPDAMRDQAARCMNCGIPFCQGAGCPVVNCIPDFNDLVYRGRWKDACSLLHRTNNFPEITGRVCPAPCENACTLNVNDNPVMIKHIEYQIVERGFEEGWIVPQPPKVRMGKRVAVIGSGPAGLAAAQNLARAGHDVMVIEKDERPGGLLRYGIPDFKLEKGVIDRRLDQMRAEGVQFQCGVAVGEDISIRYLRKRFDGVCLAMGAGQPRDLNVPGRGFDNIVYAMEYLTAQNKLCAGEPLEGATPISAKDKVVVVIGGGDTGSDCVGTARRQGARKIYQLEILPKPPEQRPPDTPWPNWPRIMRTSSSQEEGCERRWSVMTKRFIGTDILVSQLLGCQVEWIQGPQGWKVKEVPGTEFTLPVDLVLLATGFVHVTHAGLVQNLGLQLDERGNVLVNHHQTSEPWVFAAGDAVRGASLVVHAIRSGQDAAAAMDRWLRQEHRGQ; from the coding sequence ATGGGTGAGCCACGCGGCTTTTTGAAATACGCACGAAGCGAGGTCGGCCATCGCCCGGTCGCCGAGCGCGTCACCGACTTCCGTGAAATCGACCTGCCTCTGACGCCCGACGCGATGCGGGATCAGGCGGCTCGCTGCATGAACTGCGGCATTCCCTTCTGCCAGGGGGCCGGCTGCCCGGTGGTCAACTGCATTCCCGACTTCAACGACCTGGTCTATCGTGGTCGGTGGAAGGACGCGTGCAGCCTGCTGCACCGCACGAACAACTTTCCGGAGATCACCGGCCGCGTCTGCCCGGCGCCCTGTGAAAACGCCTGCACGCTGAACGTCAACGACAACCCGGTGATGATCAAGCACATCGAGTACCAGATCGTCGAGCGGGGCTTCGAGGAGGGCTGGATCGTCCCGCAACCGCCCAAGGTGCGTATGGGCAAGCGCGTGGCGGTGATCGGCTCGGGCCCTGCCGGCCTGGCGGCCGCACAGAACCTGGCGCGCGCCGGCCACGACGTGATGGTGATTGAGAAAGACGAACGTCCCGGCGGGCTGCTGCGCTACGGAATCCCCGACTTCAAGCTGGAAAAGGGAGTCATCGACCGGCGTCTGGATCAGATGCGGGCCGAAGGCGTGCAATTCCAGTGTGGCGTGGCCGTCGGAGAGGACATCTCCATCCGGTATCTGCGCAAACGCTTCGACGGCGTGTGTCTGGCGATGGGGGCCGGTCAGCCCCGCGACCTGAACGTGCCGGGCCGAGGGTTCGACAACATCGTCTACGCCATGGAGTACCTCACCGCGCAGAACAAGCTCTGCGCCGGCGAGCCGTTGGAGGGGGCCACCCCCATTTCGGCCAAGGACAAGGTCGTTGTCGTGATCGGTGGCGGCGATACGGGCAGCGACTGCGTGGGCACCGCCCGCCGCCAGGGGGCCCGGAAGATCTACCAGTTGGAGATCCTGCCCAAGCCCCCGGAGCAGCGCCCGCCCGACACCCCCTGGCCCAACTGGCCGCGGATCATGCGCACCAGCAGTTCGCAGGAGGAAGGATGCGAACGGCGTTGGTCCGTAATGACCAAGAGGTTCATCGGCACCGACATCCTTGTCAGTCAATTGCTGGGCTGTCAGGTGGAGTGGATCCAGGGGCCGCAGGGCTGGAAGGTGAAGGAAGTGCCCGGGACGGAATTCACGCTCCCGGTCGATCTGGTCCTGCTGGCGACGGGCTTCGTCCACGTCACCCACGCCGGGCTCGTCCAGAATCTCGGCTTGCAGCTTGACGAGAGGGGCAATGTCCTGGTAAACCATCACCAAACCAGCGAGCCGTGGGTCTTCGCCGCCGGTGACGCCGTGCGCGGGGCCTCGCTCGTGGTCCACGCCATCCGCAGTGGGCAGGACGCCGCGGCGGCCATGGATCGGTGGCTGCGACAGGAGCATCGGGGGCAATAG
- the carB gene encoding carbamoyl-phosphate synthase large subunit, with the protein MPKRKDIHKILIIGSGPIIIGQACEFDYSGAQACKVLRREGFEVVLVNSNPATIMTDPELADRTYIEPITPEIVEMVIRREKPDSLLPTLGGQTGLNTAVALAESGVLKKYGVKLLGANLRSIKKAEERDRFKKTIQDIGLEVPLSGYVHNWQEAKRVVEEIGFPAIIRPSYTLGGTGGNVAYNTEEYEKYIRWGLALSPHSQVLVEESVAGWKEYELEVMRDRKDNVVIVCSIENLDPMGIHTGDSITVAPAQTLTDKEYQIMREASLKIIRAIGVETGGSNIQFAVNPANGRLYVIEMNPRVSRSSALASKATGFAIAKIASLLAVGYTLDEIPNDITKKTPACFEPTIDYCVVKWPRFTFEKFPQTSPELTVQMKSVGEAMAIGRTFKEALQKAIRSLEIDRHALAARHIDETVPPNQLKDKLRSNCWDKLWYVAEALRRKMPVDELFALTKIDPWFLNNIKDIVTLEGKLLVGKGALPDARMMREAKEHGFSDRYLASISHVSEPEFRKHRQSLGVNAVYKTVDTCGAEFEATTPYLYSTFETECESVPTGRRKIMILGGGPNRIGQGIEFDYCCCHAAFALREIGVESIMVNCNPETVSTDYDTSDRLYFEPLTFEDVMNIVEKEKPDGVIVQFGGQTPLKLAVPLEKAGVPIIGTSPDSIDRAENRKRFNRLVEKLGLRQPESGTAMTYDETLKVASRLGYPLLIRPSFVLGGRAMDIVYDEDGLRACVEEAIEASGEHPILIDKFLDDATELDVDAISDGTRVVIGGIMEHIEEAGVHSGDSACSIPAVNIKKDVLDEIARQAKLLALELNVKGLINIQFAVKDDEVYILEVNPRASRTIPFVSKAIGVPLAKLAAKIMAGMSLDELGFTEEVHPEHYAVKEAVFPFLKFPGTDALLGPEMLSTGEVMGLSDDFGTAYAKSQIAAGNSLPVGGSVLFSIRDADKARAVPVARKLGAMGFKIVATKGTCIEFIKNNIPSEFALKMSEGRPNIVDAIINGQIDLIVNTTVGKQSITDSFAIRRNAVDRQIPYVTTIRGAEAVVKAIESLKAKKIRVKPIQLYYR; encoded by the coding sequence ATGCCAAAACGCAAGGACATCCATAAGATTCTGATCATCGGTTCGGGGCCGATCATCATCGGCCAAGCGTGCGAGTTCGACTATTCCGGCGCCCAGGCCTGCAAGGTGCTCCGTCGGGAGGGCTTCGAGGTCGTTCTGGTCAACAGCAACCCGGCGACGATCATGACCGATCCGGAGCTGGCGGACCGCACCTACATCGAGCCGATCACGCCGGAGATCGTCGAGATGGTCATCCGCCGCGAGAAGCCCGACAGCCTGCTGCCGACGCTGGGCGGACAGACCGGCCTGAACACCGCCGTGGCCCTGGCCGAGAGCGGCGTGCTGAAGAAGTACGGCGTCAAGCTGCTCGGCGCCAACCTTCGCTCGATCAAGAAGGCCGAAGAACGCGACCGGTTCAAGAAGACCATCCAGGACATCGGGCTGGAGGTGCCCCTAAGCGGCTACGTCCACAACTGGCAAGAGGCCAAGCGCGTCGTCGAGGAGATCGGCTTTCCCGCCATCATCCGTCCGTCCTATACCCTCGGCGGCACCGGCGGCAACGTCGCCTACAACACCGAGGAATACGAGAAGTACATCCGATGGGGCCTGGCGCTGAGCCCCCACAGCCAGGTGCTCGTCGAGGAGTCGGTCGCCGGGTGGAAGGAATACGAGCTCGAGGTCATGCGGGACCGCAAGGACAACGTGGTCATCGTCTGCTCCATCGAGAATCTCGACCCGATGGGCATCCACACGGGCGACAGCATCACCGTCGCGCCGGCCCAGACGTTGACCGACAAAGAATACCAGATCATGCGCGAGGCCTCGCTGAAGATCATCCGGGCCATTGGCGTCGAGACGGGCGGCTCGAACATCCAGTTCGCGGTCAACCCGGCCAACGGCAGGCTCTACGTCATCGAGATGAATCCGCGCGTCTCGCGCAGCTCGGCGCTGGCGTCGAAGGCGACAGGCTTCGCCATCGCCAAGATCGCCTCGCTTCTGGCGGTCGGCTACACGCTGGACGAGATCCCCAACGACATCACAAAGAAGACGCCGGCGTGCTTCGAGCCGACGATCGACTATTGCGTGGTCAAGTGGCCGCGATTCACGTTCGAGAAGTTTCCGCAGACCTCTCCCGAGCTGACGGTGCAGATGAAGTCGGTCGGCGAGGCGATGGCCATCGGACGGACCTTCAAGGAGGCCCTCCAGAAGGCCATCCGCTCGCTGGAGATCGATCGGCACGCCCTGGCGGCCAGGCACATCGACGAAACGGTCCCGCCGAACCAGTTGAAGGACAAGCTGCGGAGCAACTGCTGGGACAAGCTCTGGTACGTCGCCGAGGCGCTGCGGCGGAAGATGCCGGTGGACGAGCTGTTCGCTCTGACCAAAATCGATCCGTGGTTCCTGAACAACATCAAGGACATCGTGACGCTCGAAGGCAAGCTGCTGGTCGGCAAGGGCGCGCTGCCCGACGCCCGTATGATGAGAGAAGCCAAGGAGCACGGCTTCAGCGACCGCTATCTCGCCTCGATCTCCCACGTCAGCGAGCCCGAGTTTCGCAAACATCGCCAGTCGCTGGGCGTCAACGCCGTCTACAAGACGGTCGATACCTGCGGCGCCGAGTTCGAGGCGACCACGCCCTATCTCTATTCGACCTTCGAGACCGAATGCGAATCGGTCCCGACCGGCCGCCGGAAGATCATGATCCTCGGCGGCGGGCCCAACCGGATCGGCCAGGGCATCGAGTTCGACTACTGCTGCTGCCACGCCGCGTTCGCGTTGCGCGAGATCGGCGTCGAATCGATCATGGTCAACTGCAACCCCGAGACGGTCAGCACCGATTACGACACGTCCGACCGGCTGTACTTCGAGCCGCTGACCTTCGAGGACGTGATGAACATCGTCGAGAAGGAAAAGCCCGACGGCGTCATCGTCCAGTTCGGGGGCCAGACCCCGCTGAAGCTCGCGGTCCCGCTCGAGAAGGCCGGCGTCCCCATCATCGGCACCTCGCCCGACAGCATCGACCGCGCCGAGAACCGCAAACGCTTCAACCGCCTGGTCGAAAAGCTCGGCCTGCGCCAGCCCGAGAGCGGCACCGCCATGACCTACGACGAGACGCTGAAGGTGGCGAGCCGGCTGGGCTATCCGCTGCTGATCCGCCCGTCGTTCGTGCTGGGCGGCCGCGCGATGGACATCGTCTACGACGAGGACGGCCTCCGCGCCTGCGTCGAGGAGGCCATCGAGGCCTCGGGCGAGCACCCGATCCTGATCGACAAGTTCCTCGACGACGCTACGGAACTCGACGTCGACGCCATCAGCGACGGCACGCGCGTCGTCATCGGCGGGATCATGGAGCACATCGAGGAGGCCGGCGTCCACTCGGGCGACAGCGCCTGCTCGATCCCGGCCGTCAATATCAAGAAGGACGTGCTCGACGAGATCGCCCGGCAGGCGAAGCTGCTGGCCCTCGAACTGAACGTCAAGGGCCTGATCAACATCCAGTTCGCCGTCAAGGACGACGAGGTCTACATCCTCGAAGTGAACCCGCGGGCCTCGCGCACGATCCCGTTCGTCAGCAAGGCGATCGGCGTGCCGCTGGCCAAGCTGGCCGCCAAGATCATGGCGGGCATGTCCCTCGACGAGTTGGGATTCACCGAAGAGGTGCACCCCGAGCACTACGCGGTCAAGGAGGCGGTCTTCCCGTTCCTGAAGTTCCCCGGCACCGACGCGCTGCTCGGCCCGGAGATGCTCTCGACGGGCGAGGTGATGGGCCTGTCGGACGATTTCGGCACCGCCTACGCCAAGAGCCAGATCGCCGCCGGCAACAGCCTGCCGGTCGGCGGCAGCGTCCTGTTCAGCATCCGTGACGCCGACAAGGCGCGGGCCGTGCCCGTAGCCCGCAAGCTCGGCGCGATGGGCTTCAAGATCGTCGCGACCAAGGGCACCTGCATCGAGTTCATCAAGAACAACATCCCTTCGGAGTTCGCGCTGAAGATGAGCGAGGGCCGACCGAACATCGTCGATGCGATCATCAACGGCCAGATCGACCTGATCGTCAACACGACGGTGGGCAAGCAATCGATCACGGATTCGTTCGCCATCCGCCGCAACGCCGTCGATCGCCAGATCCCCTACGTCACCACCATTCGCGGGGCCGAGGCCGTCGTCAAGGCGATCGAGTCGCTCAAGGCCAAGAAGATTCGCGTCAAACCAATTCAGCTCTACTACAGGTAA
- the carA gene encoding glutamine-hydrolyzing carbamoyl-phosphate synthase small subunit, which translates to MKAVLLLEDGTVFEGRGFGAKGCTCGEVVFNTSMTGYQEILTDPSYHEQIITMTYPLIGNVGTNPDDWESRKVFAAGFVVKENCPYPSNWRNQQTLDAYLKANNVVGIEGIDTRRLVRHIRTQGAMRGILSSSELGIKKLAATLQEYPGLVGRDIVKDVTVAKPYEWTEGVLDVLTNTQDVPAPKYKVVAIDYGMKRNILRLLVSHGCEVVAVPAKASAKEILAHKPDGVFLSNGPGDPAAVTYAVETVKALLGKVPIFGICLGHQILSLALGGATYKLKFGHRGANHPVKNLRTGKIEITSQNHGFCVDLDSFKGKDVELTHLNLNDNTCEGIRSDKLGAFAVQYHPEASPGPHDARYLFTDFTALMAR; encoded by the coding sequence GTGAAAGCGGTTTTGCTCTTAGAAGACGGAACGGTGTTCGAGGGCCGGGGATTCGGGGCCAAGGGCTGCACGTGCGGCGAGGTCGTGTTCAACACGTCCATGACCGGCTACCAGGAGATCCTCACCGACCCCTCGTACCACGAGCAGATCATCACCATGACCTACCCGCTCATCGGCAACGTCGGGACCAATCCCGACGACTGGGAGTCGCGCAAGGTCTTCGCCGCCGGGTTCGTCGTCAAGGAGAACTGCCCGTATCCGAGCAACTGGCGCAATCAGCAGACGCTCGACGCCTATCTGAAGGCCAACAACGTCGTGGGCATCGAAGGGATCGACACGCGCCGGCTCGTGCGGCACATCCGCACGCAGGGCGCGATGCGCGGGATTCTCTCATCGAGCGAACTGGGCATCAAGAAGCTCGCCGCTACGCTGCAGGAATACCCCGGTCTGGTCGGCCGTGACATCGTCAAGGACGTCACCGTCGCCAAGCCCTATGAGTGGACCGAAGGCGTCCTCGACGTTCTGACGAATACCCAGGATGTGCCGGCGCCGAAGTACAAGGTCGTCGCGATCGACTACGGCATGAAACGCAACATCCTCCGCCTGCTGGTCTCGCACGGCTGCGAGGTCGTCGCCGTGCCGGCCAAGGCCTCGGCCAAAGAGATCCTCGCGCACAAGCCCGACGGCGTGTTCCTGAGCAACGGACCGGGTGATCCGGCGGCGGTGACGTACGCCGTCGAGACGGTCAAGGCCCTGCTGGGCAAGGTCCCCATCTTCGGCATCTGTCTCGGCCATCAGATCCTCAGCCTGGCGCTCGGCGGGGCCACCTACAAGCTCAAGTTCGGCCATCGCGGCGCCAACCATCCCGTCAAGAACCTGCGCACCGGCAAGATCGAGATCACCAGTCAGAACCACGGGTTCTGCGTGGACCTCGATTCGTTCAAAGGCAAGGACGTCGAGCTGACGCACCTGAACCTCAACGACAACACCTGCGAGGGAATCCGCAGCGACAAGCTCGGCGCCTTCGCCGTTCAGTACCACCCCGAAGCCTCCCCCGGCCCCCACGACGCCCGCTACCTCTTCACCGACTTCACCGCCCTGATGGCCAGATAG
- a CDS encoding carboxypeptidase regulatory-like domain-containing protein — protein sequence MSFPADRYVGSLSLTDASDAVPTRKMLHITGQVQDARLDSVGGAEVAVMELMGDDYTAPKSAELLDAIQTTDQEGHFAVDVWVEPKHDILVVARKTGLALGWEYIYREHPLMAQPYTSFTANIVLCPPGGIAGRLVDSEGHEVADADIQAVPQIRNGGKAVYGPKDWLSKITDAQGRFVFDQLPVEATVRFFVKASGRDIAYIFPPGQFQGNACEGYRVDWEDVELKLPPAATLRGRVLDKTTDRGIRGLRLMLSTDQSRRSEWRFRPLELISDTEGAFEVQSVPPGRHTLQLVSERTDWVARHVPIEIREQEKTVNVSVQAEKGIPLEVLVRDRTTGRALPEITVHVDDREHDEQQDILMQRGETDANGIAKLHMPRGQYKMHAWGGNYNAGFKGIPLIVTGPQTTPVEITVTPQLPLVRGTVVDTQGQPAEDVRVMVGLGQTVLTDKQGRFAARQNPLYASNLVVVQDVERDLAGATFFYDAVRELRVVLKPSSSIRGRVTDDMGRGIAGARVSLQLGRRRRGGGRDIHGVVHLPGTRTDAQGYYELTTVVPLEGVADHYLLTYESAEFGSSDHVLDDPMTPGEAAVLPNIQLMPLDAHLSGVVLDQNNHPVPGKPVFVGNNAGGFPDKRATCTDEQGQFRVNRLPAGPVSVQVDFGQGNDAAYVFAHSGDHVTIKLGQHFTNFVPRDSLVGGSLPDLRTLEIGFDARRIRNKKVLVVFVDYGKRASQIAIRQLQRFSREFRHQNVAIVCIQVAPADEDELRQWKRQNKITLPIDVLPGHGVPAGIPLLQESSGIMSALRQPWGVRSLPWVVLTDEHQQIVATGVNVGRVLTLVQEQGRAPSPLQSLRRRR from the coding sequence TTGTCGTTTCCGGCCGATCGGTACGTGGGCAGCCTGTCTTTGACGGACGCGTCCGATGCAGTGCCCACTCGGAAGATGTTGCACATCACAGGCCAGGTCCAGGATGCCCGGCTGGACTCGGTGGGCGGTGCTGAGGTGGCGGTGATGGAACTCATGGGGGATGACTATACCGCTCCGAAGTCTGCAGAGCTGCTGGACGCGATCCAGACCACGGATCAGGAGGGGCATTTTGCCGTCGATGTCTGGGTGGAGCCCAAACACGATATCCTGGTCGTCGCCAGGAAGACTGGCCTGGCCCTGGGCTGGGAGTATATCTACAGAGAGCATCCCTTGATGGCCCAACCGTATACCAGTTTCACAGCCAACATCGTACTGTGTCCGCCCGGTGGTATTGCCGGGCGACTGGTAGATTCAGAAGGGCATGAGGTGGCAGATGCTGACATCCAGGCGGTTCCGCAGATCCGAAATGGAGGAAAGGCGGTATACGGGCCTAAAGATTGGCTTTCGAAGATAACCGATGCTCAGGGGCGTTTTGTCTTCGACCAATTGCCCGTGGAGGCCACGGTGAGGTTCTTCGTAAAGGCTTCGGGTCGAGACATCGCTTATATCTTCCCACCCGGGCAATTCCAAGGCAATGCCTGTGAAGGATATCGCGTGGATTGGGAGGATGTGGAACTGAAGCTGCCTCCTGCCGCCACGCTTCGGGGGCGTGTTCTGGACAAGACCACTGATCGGGGGATTAGGGGGCTGCGTCTGATGCTCTCTACGGACCAGTCGCGAAGGAGTGAGTGGCGATTCAGGCCCCTGGAGCTTATCTCCGACACGGAAGGGGCATTTGAAGTGCAGAGCGTGCCCCCTGGGCGGCATACTCTCCAACTCGTATCGGAAAGGACGGACTGGGTGGCCAGGCATGTCCCCATTGAGATTCGCGAGCAGGAAAAGACCGTAAACGTCTCCGTGCAGGCGGAAAAGGGTATCCCCCTTGAAGTCCTGGTTCGAGATCGGACCACGGGTCGCGCTCTGCCTGAGATCACGGTCCATGTGGACGATCGCGAGCATGACGAACAGCAGGACATCTTGATGCAGCGCGGCGAAACCGATGCCAACGGCATCGCGAAGCTCCATATGCCCCGGGGGCAGTACAAGATGCATGCCTGGGGCGGCAACTATAACGCCGGCTTCAAGGGTATTCCATTGATTGTAACGGGGCCGCAAACAACGCCAGTGGAGATCACGGTGACGCCCCAATTGCCCCTGGTGCGCGGCACTGTAGTGGACACTCAGGGCCAACCCGCAGAAGATGTGCGTGTAATGGTGGGACTGGGGCAGACGGTCTTGACCGACAAACAGGGGCGATTCGCGGCCAGACAAAATCCCTTGTATGCCTCTAATCTGGTCGTGGTACAGGATGTGGAGAGGGACCTGGCAGGAGCCACATTCTTCTACGATGCTGTACGCGAACTGCGCGTCGTGTTGAAACCGAGCAGCTCCATTCGGGGTCGTGTGACCGACGACATGGGTCGGGGCATCGCCGGGGCCAGGGTAAGTCTGCAATTGGGACGAAGACGGCGGGGCGGAGGGCGCGATATACACGGAGTCGTGCATTTGCCCGGCACGCGCACGGACGCCCAGGGGTACTACGAACTCACGACGGTCGTGCCCCTGGAGGGTGTCGCCGATCACTACCTTCTGACCTATGAGTCCGCGGAGTTTGGCTCGTCCGACCATGTACTGGACGACCCCATGACGCCGGGCGAAGCGGCGGTGCTCCCGAATATTCAGCTCATGCCCTTGGATGCGCATCTCTCCGGCGTGGTGCTGGACCAGAACAATCATCCGGTGCCGGGCAAACCCGTGTTTGTGGGCAATAACGCAGGCGGATTTCCTGACAAGCGGGCCACGTGTACGGATGAGCAGGGGCAGTTCAGGGTCAATCGCCTGCCGGCCGGCCCGGTCAGCGTGCAGGTCGATTTTGGCCAGGGCAATGATGCCGCCTATGTATTCGCCCACAGCGGAGACCATGTGACCATCAAGCTCGGGCAACACTTCACCAACTTCGTCCCCCGAGACTCATTGGTGGGCGGGTCCTTGCCGGATCTCAGAACATTGGAAATTGGCTTTGACGCCAGACGCATAAGGAACAAGAAGGTCCTGGTGGTCTTTGTCGACTACGGCAAACGTGCCTCGCAGATCGCCATCCGTCAGTTGCAGAGATTCAGCCGGGAATTCAGACATCAGAACGTGGCCATTGTCTGCATTCAAGTTGCCCCGGCAGACGAGGATGAACTGCGGCAGTGGAAGAGACAGAACAAGATTACTCTTCCCATCGATGTCCTGCCAGGACACGGAGTCCCAGCGGGGATTCCGCTGCTGCAGGAGTCCTCTGGCATCATGTCTGCCCTGAGGCAACCGTGGGGCGTGAGGTCTCTTCCCTGGGTCGTGCTCACAGATGAGCACCAGCAGATCGTGGCCACCGGTGTCAATGTCGGTCGAGTTCTGACGCTTGTCCAAGAGCAAGGCCGCGCTCCTTCGCCCCTCCAGTCGCTTCGAAGGAGACGGTAG
- a CDS encoding leucine-rich repeat domain-containing protein, producing MAPKLPLGRTRALSFPADSCLGHLSVEPESGPGWDPKCVNLSWSWEPLGLAQGDVVVPAERNLWLHIILALRPGDAKRLSAQNPLEHQLLVGNRVRTDPDGLSGLAGLSPNDLHRLSVAARVPSSDANERVMGPISRLTGLKMLCLHQTGVNDNGMEHLRKLTSLRALELREPGVANQGLAVLKDLPALECLDLHTGVTDAGLKEVARLSNLRWLRIRTGGFWGPGLAELAQMPRLERLCLWGEVQITDRHIAHIEGLTQLKSLTLWGCCSRLADASLASIAKLKDLEELHFILTSPTFTPAGVAQLKSIENLKKVDFAYAWGGPMGVRHGDEVARLLAEMPQLESVLGLAYLSDEGVRSLATLRNLTCLGINLKNRRFQGYQGPTGLSHLAGLGSLEELRITTNDPLADSDLVFLESLVHLRKLDILSYGLSDGGLASIGKLKRLEHLGLLGPVPRGGLNHLNGLSNLQYLQVSSWPDEAGAAQAHELTLDLSGLKKLKDLNLSLPLHDDDLAFLRNLRSLGNLMIQTNTLSGESLRHVSDLPGLNRLYIGGLSGCTGDDLSRLASLANVRDLTLVGEISDSALSGLSGPAGLQSLTVRTSGPIRDQTIAEIKQHMPTIEFIRIEEPMVLPTISPQPPSVSPPQRDRPASPPRRREPVRRRR from the coding sequence TTGGCGCCGAAGTTGCCGCTCGGCCGGACCCGCGCGCTGTCGTTTCCCGCAGACAGTTGTCTGGGGCATCTGTCCGTGGAGCCGGAATCGGGTCCAGGCTGGGATCCCAAGTGCGTGAACCTATCCTGGTCGTGGGAACCGCTGGGCCTGGCTCAGGGCGATGTTGTCGTGCCTGCCGAGCGCAATCTCTGGCTGCACATCATCCTTGCACTGCGACCGGGGGATGCGAAACGGCTGTCGGCCCAGAACCCGTTGGAACACCAGTTGTTGGTGGGCAACCGTGTCCGGACCGATCCAGACGGCCTGTCCGGATTGGCCGGGCTCTCGCCGAACGACCTGCACAGGCTCTCGGTGGCGGCCCGCGTTCCAAGCAGCGATGCCAATGAGCGCGTGATGGGGCCCATCTCCCGCCTTACGGGGCTCAAGATGCTTTGCCTGCACCAGACGGGCGTGAACGACAACGGCATGGAGCACCTGCGGAAACTGACCTCGCTGAGGGCCTTGGAGCTTCGAGAACCGGGCGTCGCCAACCAGGGCCTGGCCGTGTTGAAGGACCTGCCTGCCCTGGAGTGCCTGGATCTCCATACCGGCGTCACGGATGCCGGGCTCAAGGAGGTCGCACGGTTGTCCAACCTGCGATGGCTGCGGATACGAACGGGAGGGTTCTGGGGTCCGGGCTTGGCGGAACTGGCCCAAATGCCCCGTCTGGAACGGTTGTGCCTCTGGGGCGAGGTTCAGATCACGGACCGCCACATCGCGCACATCGAGGGCTTGACGCAGCTCAAGAGCTTGACGCTGTGGGGCTGCTGCAGCCGCCTCGCCGATGCCAGTCTCGCCTCCATCGCCAAGCTCAAGGACCTTGAGGAGTTGCACTTCATCCTGACGAGCCCGACGTTTACGCCGGCCGGCGTGGCCCAGTTGAAGAGTATCGAGAATCTGAAGAAAGTGGACTTCGCCTACGCATGGGGTGGCCCGATGGGCGTGCGGCACGGCGATGAAGTGGCGCGCCTGTTGGCGGAGATGCCTCAACTCGAATCCGTACTGGGCCTCGCGTATCTGTCGGACGAGGGGGTCAGGTCGCTGGCGACCCTTCGGAATCTCACGTGCCTGGGCATCAATCTGAAGAATCGGCGGTTTCAGGGTTACCAAGGTCCCACAGGTCTGTCGCATCTGGCCGGGCTCGGCTCTCTGGAGGAGCTTAGGATAACGACCAACGACCCGTTGGCCGACAGCGACCTTGTGTTCCTGGAGTCTTTGGTCCATCTGCGAAAACTGGATATCCTATCCTACGGCCTGTCTGACGGCGGTCTGGCATCCATCGGCAAGTTGAAGCGGCTGGAACACCTTGGATTGCTGGGCCCCGTGCCTCGCGGTGGCCTGAACCACTTGAACGGTTTGTCGAATCTACAATACCTGCAGGTCAGTTCATGGCCTGACGAGGCCGGTGCAGCGCAGGCCCATGAGTTGACGCTGGATCTGTCGGGCCTGAAGAAGCTGAAGGACCTGAATCTCAGCCTGCCGCTGCACGATGACGACCTCGCGTTTCTGAGAAACCTGCGTTCGCTTGGGAACCTGATGATTCAGACGAACACCTTGAGCGGAGAATCCCTGCGTCACGTCAGCGACCTGCCCGGATTGAACCGTCTGTATATCGGCGGCCTTTCGGGTTGCACGGGCGACGACCTGTCGCGGCTGGCGAGCCTGGCCAACGTCCGGGATCTGACATTGGTCGGAGAGATTTCGGATTCGGCCTTGTCCGGCCTGAGCGGGCCGGCCGGCCTTCAGTCGCTGACCGTGCGGACCTCCGGGCCGATTCGAGACCAGACGATCGCCGAGATCAAACAGCACATGCCCACGATCGAATTCATCCGCATCGAGGAGCCCATGGTCCTGCCCACGATATCCCCGCAACCCCCCAGCGTCAGCCCGCCCCAGCGCGATCGGCCCGCCTCCCCACCCCGTCGCCGCGAGCCCGTTCGCCGTCGCAGGTAA